The following DNA comes from Bathymodiolus thermophilus thioautotrophic gill symbiont.
CTTGCTTTAGTGTTGTTATTTTTTGCATTTTTTTCCTTACCCAGAAAACCATGAGATTTCTTTTTTTCGTATTATTGTCAATAAATGTAGAAGCAGGATTGTTGGACTTTTTGCACATTGAGCAAGCCAATAGCGCCTATCAAAAGCAAGATTATAAAACAGCTACAGAAAAATTTGCCGACATTGACAATGACGCCGCACGCCTAAACCAAGCAAACAGCCTTTATAAGCAAGGCTTATACGAGCAAGCACTGGAAAAATATCAAAGCGTTAAGCAAAAAGAATTGGACTTTAATCGTTTGTATAATATTGGCAATACTTATGCTAAATTGAAAAAAGATGAGGAGGCTATTGACAGTTATACTCAGGCATTGAAATTAAAACAAGACGAAGATGCGTCGTTTAACTTGAAGATGTTAAAACGGCAAAAGGCCAAGCGGAAAAAGAACGAACAAGCCAAAAAGGACAAAGATAAAAAACAGAAAAAAGACCAAGATCAAAAAAAGCAACAGCAGAGCGATAAGAAAAACAGCAAAAAACGCAAAGATAAGGACAAAAAAGACAATAAAAAGAACAACAAAAAAGAACAGCAGAAACAAGAGAAAAAATTGGACGACATCAAGCAACAACGATGGGAAAAATCTCTTAATAAAAACCTCAGAACTTTACTTATTCCACTTAATGAACAAAACAATAATAATGATGATAAAAAAAATCTTTGGTAGTTTATTTTTACTACTCAGCACCCCAATTTTCGCACTCAGTTCAGCCAATGTTAATCAAACATGGTTTTATCCAGGAGAAGCCATAGTCTTAACCTTGAGTGCTGATAGCGATAAAGTTGTGTTTCCTGCAATTAACAACATTGCAGGAAATTCTGTTTTAGGCACAAATAATTCTCAAAGCGTTCGCATTGTTAACACCAAGCGCACCATACAAAATAGCAGATCTTATACCTTTAAACCTTCAAAAAGTTTACAAATTCCAGCCTATACGCTAACAGTGGATGGCGTTAAACAAACCACTCAACCTATAAAAATAACCTTTAAAAAACCAACAAAAGCCAAAGTAGGGGACGATTATATTTTGCAAATAAAGACGGATAAAACAACATTTTTCCTGGGTGACACCGTTAATTTATACATTACTTTTAAAGCAAAAAAATCCTTACCACCTTCTAACAATCAAGTCTCTCTTTCCATACCCGAAGCAAAAGATTTGCTGTTTATCAAAAATAACAAAGTAACGCGTGTTGCTGATGAAAATTACCATGTTCAAACATTGAGTTACAAAATCAGTGCCAATAATTTTGGCACCATCCACATCCCAAGTTTGGTCGCCACTATTGGTAATCAAAGCAACAGTATTTTTGGCGGTTTTTTTAATGCAAGACAAAGACAAAAGCAGAAAAAGATATTTTCAAACGACTTGACATTAACAATAAAACCCTTGCCAGATGCCCTCAGAGTTTTTGGTGATTTCAAAC
Coding sequences within:
- a CDS encoding tetratricopeptide repeat protein; amino-acid sequence: MRFLFFVLLSINVEAGLLDFLHIEQANSAYQKQDYKTATEKFADIDNDAARLNQANSLYKQGLYEQALEKYQSVKQKELDFNRLYNIGNTYAKLKKDEEAIDSYTQALKLKQDEDASFNLKMLKRQKAKRKKNEQAKKDKDKKQKKDQDQKKQQQSDKKNSKKRKDKDKKDNKKNNKKEQQKQEKKLDDIKQQRWEKSLNKNLRTLLIPLNEQNNNNDDKKNLW
- a CDS encoding BatD family protein gives rise to the protein MIKKIFGSLFLLLSTPIFALSSANVNQTWFYPGEAIVLTLSADSDKVVFPAINNIAGNSVLGTNNSQSVRIVNTKRTIQNSRSYTFKPSKSLQIPAYTLTVDGVKQTTQPIKITFKKPTKAKVGDDYILQIKTDKTTFFLGDTVNLYITFKAKKSLPPSNNQVSLSIPEAKDLLFIKNNKVTRVADENYHVQTLSYKISANNFGTIHIPSLVATIGNQSNSIFGGFFNARQRQKQKKIFSNDLTLTIKPLPDALRVFGDFKLKATVDKTQVKQGDAVNLTVSIVGKGNFEDIEAFKIEIDNATIYSDDVVTSYKDWQQKFAIVGGQSFVIPSLKLDYFDKITQTKKTISTQPINIKVDKSSPIITATTTTIVKPDNKVPVNSTLKYYYLLLGFIIGALVSFLSIKLSHRQKPDKNQDLIKQIKSSKGNKALFDLLLPLNLSELDSILQQLEANLYKGETHKINKKAIITLIQSSNF